In one Trichosurus vulpecula isolate mTriVul1 chromosome 8, mTriVul1.pri, whole genome shotgun sequence genomic region, the following are encoded:
- the LOC118828475 gene encoding lipase member J-like, with protein MCRLVVAVFMIQALRAGCILQDIDRPENPEVEMNVSQIILHWQYPVEEYEVETEDSYILTLVRISHGRMGNDVPAQRPVVFLQHGLFATSVVWVSNLPNNSLGFILADAGFDVWMGNSRGCTYSLKHAFLSTNSTEYWAFSFDELARYDLPASIDYIVKKTGQKIYYVGHSQGTLIGFLAFSTLPKLAQEVKAFFALAPVFYIRHIKSPPALLLLQVPESSLKLLLGDKDFLTKTALKKVLADKACENEVTDVFCAQTIFSLSGFDPENLNMSRIDVYAAHNTEGTSVQNGLHFYQVYHEIQPILRAYDWGSPEENLAHYNQTIPPTYNLSTMKVPTALWSGLRDSLADPIDVSNLVPQIPKMIYHKIIPTYDHLSFVFGINAPQTVYYEIIKMIKESP; from the exons ATGTGCAGACTTGTTGTGGCAGTGTTTATGATCCAGGCACTGAGAGCAGGATGTATTTTACAAGATATTGACAGACCTGAGAATCCTGAAGTTGAAATGAATGTT AGCCAGATCATTCTTCACTGGCAATACCCAGTTGAAGAGTATGAAGTTGAGACAGAAGATTCATATATCCTCACCCTTGTAAGGATTTCCCATGGAAGAATGGGCAATGATGTACCAG CTCAGCGGCCTGTCGTGTTTTTGCAGCATGGTTTGTTCGCAACTTCTGTAGTCTGGGTGTCCAACCTACCCAACAACAGCTTGGGCTTCATTCTAGCAGATGCAGGTTTTGATGTGTGGATGGGAAACAGTAGGGGGTGTACCTATTCCCTGAAACATGCCTTTTTGTCAACAAATTCCACCGAGTACTGGGCTTTCAG TTTTGATGAATTGGCTAGATACGACCTTCCAGCCTCAATTGACTACATTGTGAAAAAAACTGGGCAGAAGATATACTATGTGGGCCATTCCCAGGGCACCCTTATTG GTTTCCTAGCATTCTCCACCTTACCCAAGCTGGCTCAGGAAGTCAAAGCTTTTTTTGCTTTAGCTCCTGTCTTTTACATTCGGCACATTAAAAGCCCCCCAGCACTACTGCTTTTGCAGGTGCCCGAGTCATCGCTAAAG CTTTTACTGGGTGACAAGGACTTTCTGACCAagactgccctcaagaaggttcTGGCTGATAAAGCATGTGAGAATGAAGTAACTGATGTCTTCTGTGCCCAAACCATCTTCAGTTTGTCTGGATTTGATCCAGAAAACTTAAACATG agtCGAATTGATGTATATGCAGCACACAACACAGAGGGAACATCTGTCCAAAATGGTCTTCATTTCTACCAG GTTTATCATGAAATTCAACCAATTCTCCGAGCTTATGACTGGGGGAGTCCTGAAGAGAACTTAGCCCACTATAATCag ACGATTCCTCCAACCTACAATCTATCGACGATGAAAGTGCCAACTGCGCTGTGGAGTGGTCTAAGAGATTCGTTGGCTGACCCAATAGATGTCTCCAATTTGGTCCCCCAAATCCCCAAGATGATTTACCACAAGATTATCCCCACTTATGatcatttgtcttttgtttttggcaTTAATGCACCTCAAACAGTTTACTAtgaaataatcaaaatgatcaaGGAATCCCCGTAA